Proteins from one Ficedula albicollis isolate OC2 chromosome 21, FicAlb1.5, whole genome shotgun sequence genomic window:
- the LOC101819706 gene encoding arylacetamide deacetylase-like 4 yields the protein MPLTSCPSPFSHQQLPLTNCPSSGAPHQSPLTICSSPGAPSPAAPHHVPLTMCPSPVAPHQLPSPGAPHQLPFSWCPSPAAPRGSPSPGAPSGLSTRRLPSAHPRCPPSSQQGRIFEKMELCSSQAVRRFAFSGWRLGPAPGVRQEEAQLGRVPVRLYRPRARSRAALLLFHGGGWICCGLATAGTGPGTDSHERICQYIAKESGSLVVSVGGYKPHKPCEFKPEVFEKVKRICELTLCPLLAEDTIIHQLPESFILTCECDVLRDDGLLYKKRLEDNGVPVTWYHLDDGFHGIVNLFDYRGLPFPSGKRGLDRVVAFIKGL from the exons ATGCCCCTGACCAGTTGCCCCTCACCATTTTCCCATCAGCAGTTGCCCCTCACCAATTGCCCTTCTTCTGGTGCCCCTCACCAGTCACCCCTCACCATTTGCTCTTCTCCTGGTGCCCCCTCACCAGCTGCCCCTCACCATGTGCCCCTCACCATGTGCCCCTCACCAGTCGCCCCTCACCAATTGCCTTCTCCTGGTGCCCCTCACCAATTGCCCTTCTCCTGGTGCCCCTCACCAGCCGCTCCTCGCGGTTCCCCCTCACCGGGCGCCCCCTCAGGACTGTCCACGCGCCGCCTCCCCTCAGCTCACCCCCGCTGTCCTCCCTCTTCCCAACAGGGCAGGATTTTTGAGAAgatggagctgtgcagcagccaggccGTCAGGCGCTTCGCGTTCTCGGGCTGGAGGCTGGGCCCGGCGCCGGGGGTGCGGCAGGAGGAGGCGCAGCTGGGGCGAGTGCCCGTGAGGCTGTACCGGCCCCGCGCCCGGTCCCGCGCcgccctgctgctgttccacgGCGGGGGCTGGATCTGCTGCGGCCTCGCTACGGCCGGCACCGGACCCGGcaccg ATTCCCATGAAAGGATCTGCCAGTACATTGCCAAGGAAAGCGGTTCTCTGGTGGTGTCTGTGGG AGGCTACAAACCACATAAGCCCTGTGAATTCAAGCCTGAAGTTTTTGAGAAAGTGAAGAGAATCTGTGAGCTCACCCTATGCCCATTGTTGGCTGAAGACACAATTATTCACCAGCTGCCAGAATCTTTCATCCTGACCTGTGAGTGCGATGTGCTGAGGGACGATGGCTTGTTGTACAAGAAGAGGCTGGAGGACAACGGGGTTCCAGTGACCTGGTACCACCTTGACGATGGATTCCATGGAATTGTAAACCTGTTTGATTATCGTGGTTTGCCATTTCCATCTGGGAAAAGGGGATTGGACAGGGTTGTTGCATTTATAAAAGGCCTGTAA